From the genome of Colwellia psychrerythraea 34H, one region includes:
- a CDS encoding cytochrome c oxidase subunit 3 family protein produces the protein MTNILLFDEINKVAVTNHASEKKLPGDLAMWIFIVMELTVFAIFFITFAVTQRIQSEMFIEGRATLNASIGLSCTLALIVSSYYVALAVEAVKKGKNFVASRRLILALLSATVYLVLKLSEYTTLVGLGYDLSTNTFYTLYFFITGFHFMHVLLGMIILAYMGLKARKDSYIPTDSNGFEAGASYWHMVDLVWIIVFFLIYIIH, from the coding sequence ATGACTAATATTCTACTTTTTGATGAAATTAACAAGGTAGCTGTAACGAATCATGCTTCAGAAAAGAAGTTGCCTGGTGATTTAGCAATGTGGATTTTCATTGTTATGGAACTTACTGTTTTTGCTATATTTTTCATTACTTTTGCCGTTACGCAGCGGATACAAAGTGAAATGTTTATTGAGGGCAGAGCCACACTTAATGCTTCCATCGGACTATCTTGCACCTTAGCTTTAATTGTTAGCAGTTATTATGTTGCCTTAGCTGTTGAAGCAGTGAAGAAAGGTAAGAATTTTGTGGCAAGTCGAAGACTGATACTTGCTCTACTTAGTGCTACCGTATATTTGGTCTTAAAGCTGAGTGAATATACAACCTTGGTTGGGCTTGGTTATGACCTATCAACGAACACCTTTTATACCCTTTACTTTTTCATTACTGGCTTTCACTTTATGCATGTCTTATTAGGAATGATTATTTTGGCTTATATGGGACTTAAAGCACGCAAAGATTCTTATATTCCGACGGATAGTAATGGTTTTGAAGCAGGAGCTTCGTACTGGCATATGGTTGATCTTGTTTGGATTATTGTTTTTTTTCTTATTTACATCATTCACTAG
- a CDS encoding cytochrome C oxidase subunit IV family protein, with protein MNRLINNVHFSAIILIVLTLVSTLLAQSNSQTNLVAILVTLSVVIKGQQIVDVFMELKRAQAKWRWLLLSYAILVPTILAIIIYI; from the coding sequence ATGAATCGCTTAATTAATAATGTGCATTTTTCAGCAATTATTCTGATAGTACTAACACTGGTTAGTACTTTATTGGCACAATCAAATAGTCAGACAAATCTAGTTGCGATATTAGTTACCCTGTCAGTAGTGATAAAAGGCCAGCAGATCGTCGATGTTTTTATGGAGCTAAAGAGGGCACAAGCTAAATGGCGCTGGCTTTTGTTAAGTTACGCTATTTTAGTCCCTACGATATTAGCTATCATTATATATATCTAA
- the norR gene encoding nitric oxide reductase transcriptional regulator NorR has protein sequence MLEKTLLKIALDLSLSLPKKAHYQRLMLAVNEVMPCDAVALLVLQDDYLVPVAVDGLSPEVLGMRFSPEEHPRLKAILSSRKPIRFDADSSYPDPYDGLLSIDPKRVLDVHDCMGCCLYVEENLVGVLTLDALQVGAFSNVDDITVATLAALAAATIRNANCIAVLEKRNEKALCLTNELVKDAHKAKGDDFVGESPKMLELKNEIKVVANSELSVLITGETGVGKEVVARTVHAQSRRSEEAIVQINCAALSENIAESELFGHVKGSFTGANKDRMGKFELANHGTLFLDEIGELSLNLQAKLLRAIQEGEIQRVGADKNFYVDVRIIAATNRDLSKEVAQGRFREDLYHRLSVFPLNVPSLRERIDDIPQLSGFILNNIKGKIGTNNVRVSKTAMHQLMQYDWPGNVRELQHVLMRAALRAAASAEGKVAVIELKHLGSDFVADSAVESGSITPVISTDNKSFNEILSDFQRQLITQAMEDNDHVWAKAARQLQLDRGNLYRQAKRLGLT, from the coding sequence GTGCTTGAAAAAACGTTACTAAAAATTGCTTTAGATCTGAGTTTAAGTTTACCTAAAAAAGCCCATTATCAGCGTTTAATGCTGGCCGTTAATGAAGTAATGCCTTGTGATGCAGTAGCCTTATTGGTATTACAAGATGATTATTTGGTTCCTGTCGCGGTTGACGGTTTGTCACCCGAAGTACTGGGAATGCGCTTTTCTCCTGAAGAACACCCAAGATTAAAAGCTATCTTATCTTCGCGTAAACCCATTCGTTTTGATGCTGACTCAAGTTACCCTGACCCTTATGATGGTCTGCTATCGATAGACCCCAAACGTGTACTTGATGTACACGATTGTATGGGCTGCTGTTTATATGTTGAGGAAAACCTTGTTGGCGTGCTCACGCTGGATGCGTTACAAGTTGGTGCCTTTAGTAATGTCGATGATATTACCGTTGCGACTTTAGCTGCACTTGCAGCAGCAACGATACGTAATGCTAACTGTATCGCTGTGTTAGAGAAAAGAAATGAGAAAGCATTGTGTTTAACTAATGAATTGGTGAAAGACGCTCATAAAGCCAAAGGTGACGATTTTGTTGGTGAAAGCCCGAAGATGTTGGAATTAAAAAATGAGATCAAGGTAGTCGCCAATTCAGAGCTTTCGGTATTAATTACCGGAGAAACTGGCGTGGGTAAAGAGGTTGTCGCACGTACTGTTCATGCGCAATCACGTCGAAGTGAAGAAGCAATCGTACAAATAAATTGTGCGGCTTTGTCAGAAAATATCGCGGAAAGTGAATTATTTGGTCATGTGAAAGGCTCGTTTACTGGCGCCAATAAAGATCGCATGGGTAAGTTTGAGCTCGCCAATCACGGTACATTATTCTTAGACGAAATAGGTGAACTGTCTTTAAATCTTCAAGCAAAACTATTAAGAGCTATTCAAGAGGGCGAGATCCAGCGGGTTGGAGCGGATAAAAATTTCTATGTTGATGTGCGAATTATTGCTGCCACTAATCGAGATTTATCCAAAGAAGTTGCCCAAGGACGATTCAGAGAAGATCTTTATCACAGGTTAAGTGTATTTCCGCTTAATGTACCGTCTTTACGTGAACGAATTGATGATATTCCACAGTTGAGTGGCTTTATCTTAAATAATATTAAAGGAAAAATTGGCACCAACAATGTCAGAGTGAGTAAAACGGCTATGCACCAACTCATGCAATACGATTGGCCAGGCAATGTCAGAGAACTGCAACACGTGCTTATGCGTGCAGCATTGAGAGCTGCAGCCAGCGCAGAAGGAAAAGTAGCAGTGATAGAACTTAAACATTTAGGTTCAGATTTTGTTGCGGATAGCGCTGTTGAAAGTGGCAGTATTACTCCAGTAATTTCTACTGACAATAAATCATTTAACGAAATACTATCGGATTTTCAACGTCAGTTGATCACACAAGCAATGGAAGATAATGATCATGTGTGGGCAAAAGCTGCACGTCAACTGCAACTTGATAGAGGCAATTTATATCGTCAAGCGAAACGTCTAGGGTTAACCTAA
- a CDS encoding c-type cytochrome: MKKLLLSSVTLALVTLSFSSFAGDIAAGKAKSGMCAGCHGAKGKAIIPTYPNLAGQNQQYLVSSLKAYRSKKRNGGQAAVMQGMAGALSDSDIENLSVYFASLK, from the coding sequence ATGAAAAAATTACTATTGAGTTCAGTAACACTTGCACTAGTTACATTGTCTTTTAGCAGTTTCGCTGGAGATATTGCAGCTGGTAAAGCCAAATCAGGTATGTGTGCAGGCTGTCACGGTGCAAAGGGCAAAGCAATAATTCCCACTTACCCAAACCTGGCTGGACAGAACCAGCAGTATTTGGTTAGTTCTTTAAAAGCTTATCGTTCTAAGAAGAGAAATGGTGGTCAGGCGGCGGTGATGCAAGGCATGGCTGGTGCATTATCTGATAGTGATATAGAGAATCTTTCTGTCTATTTTGCCAGTTTAAAATAA
- a CDS encoding NAD(P)/FAD-dependent oxidoreductase, with protein sequence MKTLTTDVAIIGAGPVGLFQIFELGLQGLSTVVIDSLPEIGGQCSELYPDKPIYDIPALPNAKASEVIDNLWQQAAIFDPTFLLAERVEHIEKVSEHSFIVTTHKQTQIHCRAVVIAAGNGAFSPVKLKLPLIDKFEDTQLFYRISNIEHFRDKNVVVLGGGDSALDWSLTLQKTAKSVLLIHRSSNFKAAKSSVNKMYELCEQLKMQFLCGQVSSFQEKENKLTGLTITSKDGVNRRVELDELVVLFGMSPKLGPIDNWQLEMHQHQIKVDTQSFQTSVTGIYAVGDINYYPGKRKLILSGFHEAALAAFSIAETVLEKDRIPTLYTTTSPVVHQRLGVEHSLEAMLS encoded by the coding sequence ATGAAAACCCTAACTACAGATGTTGCTATTATCGGTGCAGGTCCCGTTGGTTTATTTCAGATATTCGAGCTTGGCTTACAAGGATTAAGTACTGTTGTAATTGATAGTTTGCCGGAGATAGGGGGTCAATGCAGTGAGCTATACCCAGATAAACCTATCTACGATATTCCTGCCTTGCCTAACGCAAAAGCAAGTGAAGTGATAGATAACCTTTGGCAACAGGCTGCAATTTTTGACCCTACATTTTTATTGGCTGAACGGGTAGAGCATATCGAGAAAGTCTCAGAGCATTCTTTCATCGTCACGACTCATAAACAGACACAAATTCATTGCCGCGCAGTCGTTATTGCGGCGGGTAATGGCGCTTTTTCACCTGTTAAATTAAAACTGCCGTTAATCGATAAATTTGAAGATACACAACTGTTTTACCGTATTAGTAATATTGAACATTTCAGAGATAAGAATGTGGTTGTGCTAGGCGGTGGTGATTCTGCTTTGGATTGGAGCTTAACGCTGCAAAAAACAGCTAAGAGTGTGCTTCTTATTCATCGAAGTAGTAATTTTAAAGCAGCAAAAAGCAGCGTTAATAAAATGTATGAGTTATGTGAGCAACTAAAAATGCAGTTTTTATGTGGCCAAGTGAGCAGTTTTCAAGAAAAAGAAAATAAGCTAACAGGACTGACTATTACCTCAAAAGATGGCGTTAACCGCAGAGTGGAACTTGATGAACTCGTCGTTCTTTTTGGGATGTCACCCAAACTTGGACCAATAGATAATTGGCAACTTGAAATGCATCAACACCAAATAAAAGTAGATACGCAATCATTTCAAACATCAGTAACTGGCATTTATGCCGTGGGCGATATTAATTATTACCCCGGTAAAAGAAAACTTATTCTAAGCGGCTTTCATGAGGCAGCGTTAGCAGCCTTTTCTATTGCCGAAACCGTTTTAGAGAAAGACCGTATTCCCACGTTATACACAACGACGAGTCCGGTAGTACATCAACGATTGGGAGTAGAACACTCACTGGAAGCGATGTTGAGTTAG
- a CDS encoding CCGSCS motif protein — MFNIFKTNKAQTNDNVSAQSNEHDNAVKNNSTEEEENKKVHGEDGVCCGGCGGE, encoded by the coding sequence ATGTTTAATATTTTCAAGACTAACAAAGCGCAAACTAACGATAACGTATCCGCACAATCAAACGAACACGATAATGCTGTAAAAAATAACTCAACTGAAGAGGAAGAGAATAAAAAAGTGCATGGCGAAGATGGCGTATGTTGTGGTGGTTGTGGAGGAGAATAG
- a CDS encoding TonB-dependent receptor, translating into MKSVSACLSFFIILPVLGQDINDMEKINVYGQTPLSSTVVSDHSAFGSVQTIDAQALVQSQAISLAEHMKNQLTSLHINDVQNNPFQPDVQYRGFTASPLLGLPQGISVYLNGVRFNEPFGDTVNWDLIPLAALDTVSLYSGSNPAFGQNTLGGALALQTKNGFSYTQNELEARFGSFGQQQYTVQSGGNKGNWGYYFVANKYQEDGWRDHSASELQQMLATLTYASERRTIDFIVSANNNEMLGNGAVPEKLAGLAGRSAIYTQPDKTDTSFQQFIVKADNVINDQMSWQANVYYRQNEINSLNGDDSDYEECESGSLYSLCEEGEDDSLERVHFVGYDEDTWLSELSDIDADDIDGTLNTGLTDNESYGAALQWVGLSHFDASESFYAVDNEFIFGLGVDQAQISFNSDTQFGILNNETVDDDRSVTGIGLYDSESRVSLKVKTQQQYLYFLNAMTFGGNFTLNLAGRYNYADVSMKDQIETGKGSLNGEHVFHRFNPAISVNYQLNQEYSVKLSYSESSRTPSPAELSCADEEDPCKLPNAFVADPPLEQVVAKTTEASLHYDNTNFSALATVFSTLSYQDIIFQQAGEKSNEGYFINLDKTQRQGVELAFSTQVGDVDFSASYNYLKATFESPFVSFSPVNPLGPNRQVNPGDEIPGQPQNQFKFHINWLFNDQINVGTEFLYASSSYYRGDEANDNKKIPGYAVTNIYLNYQINERLRLSAKVDNLFDRHFDTFGTYGEADEVLGELYPDTEFDEYFVGPSRPRAISVSINYQF; encoded by the coding sequence ATGAAAAGCGTCTCAGCCTGTCTAAGCTTTTTTATTATCTTGCCCGTATTAGGACAAGATATAAATGATATGGAAAAAATTAATGTTTATGGTCAAACGCCACTGTCGAGTACTGTCGTCAGTGATCACAGTGCTTTTGGCAGTGTTCAAACGATAGATGCGCAAGCGCTTGTTCAATCGCAAGCTATCTCTTTAGCCGAACATATGAAGAATCAGCTGACGAGTTTGCATATAAATGACGTGCAAAATAATCCATTTCAGCCTGATGTTCAATACAGAGGGTTTACCGCTTCACCGCTATTAGGCTTACCTCAGGGCATCTCTGTTTATTTAAATGGCGTACGATTTAATGAACCCTTTGGTGATACCGTAAATTGGGATTTAATACCTCTTGCGGCGCTTGACACTGTTTCTTTATATTCTGGTTCAAACCCTGCTTTTGGCCAAAACACCTTAGGCGGTGCGCTCGCGTTACAGACAAAAAATGGCTTTAGCTATACACAAAATGAGCTTGAGGCTCGTTTTGGTAGCTTTGGACAACAACAATATACGGTGCAATCTGGCGGTAATAAGGGCAATTGGGGTTATTATTTTGTTGCCAACAAGTATCAAGAGGATGGTTGGCGAGATCATTCTGCAAGTGAATTACAACAGATGCTTGCAACCCTTACTTATGCGAGTGAACGTCGTACCATCGATTTTATTGTTTCTGCCAATAATAACGAAATGCTTGGTAATGGCGCAGTGCCAGAAAAACTTGCTGGATTAGCGGGTAGAAGCGCTATTTATACCCAGCCAGATAAAACCGACACGAGTTTTCAACAGTTCATTGTTAAGGCCGACAATGTTATTAACGATCAAATGTCATGGCAGGCAAATGTTTATTATCGCCAAAACGAAATTAACAGCTTAAATGGTGATGACAGTGATTATGAAGAGTGTGAGTCTGGCTCGCTTTATAGCTTGTGTGAAGAGGGGGAAGATGACTCTTTAGAGCGAGTTCATTTTGTTGGTTATGATGAAGATACTTGGTTAAGCGAACTAAGTGATATTGATGCAGACGATATAGATGGTACTTTGAATACAGGTTTAACGGATAATGAAAGTTATGGTGCTGCGCTGCAATGGGTTGGATTAAGTCATTTTGATGCTTCTGAATCTTTCTACGCTGTTGATAATGAATTTATTTTTGGCTTGGGTGTAGATCAAGCTCAAATTAGTTTCAACAGCGATACCCAATTTGGCATACTTAATAATGAAACAGTAGATGATGACCGTTCGGTAACCGGTATTGGTTTGTATGATAGTGAATCACGTGTAAGTTTAAAGGTGAAAACTCAACAGCAATATCTTTACTTTTTAAATGCGATGACATTCGGGGGGAATTTTACCCTTAACCTCGCTGGTCGTTACAATTACGCCGATGTGAGCATGAAGGATCAAATTGAGACTGGCAAAGGCTCACTAAACGGTGAGCATGTTTTTCATCGTTTTAATCCGGCAATTTCTGTTAACTATCAGCTTAATCAAGAGTACTCGGTTAAATTAAGTTACAGTGAATCTTCACGTACACCTAGCCCTGCTGAATTGAGTTGTGCGGATGAAGAAGACCCGTGTAAATTACCCAATGCTTTTGTTGCCGATCCGCCTCTTGAGCAAGTTGTTGCCAAAACAACAGAAGCGTCTTTACATTACGATAATACCAATTTTTCAGCGCTAGCCACGGTTTTTTCAACCTTGAGTTATCAAGATATTATCTTCCAACAGGCGGGTGAAAAGTCTAATGAAGGTTACTTTATCAACCTTGATAAAACTCAGCGCCAAGGAGTAGAGCTTGCGTTTTCCACCCAAGTTGGCGATGTTGATTTTAGTGCTAGTTATAACTATTTAAAAGCAACGTTTGAATCTCCCTTTGTCTCTTTTAGTCCTGTTAATCCTTTAGGACCGAACAGACAAGTTAATCCAGGTGATGAAATACCAGGACAACCTCAAAACCAGTTTAAATTCCATATAAATTGGCTGTTCAACGACCAGATAAATGTCGGCACAGAATTTTTATATGCCTCTTCATCCTATTATCGAGGTGATGAAGCAAACGATAATAAGAAAATACCGGGTTATGCAGTAACCAATATTTATCTGAATTATCAAATCAATGAGCGACTACGTTTATCTGCGAAAGTGGATAATTTATTTGACCGTCATTTTGATACGTTTGGAACCTATGGCGAAGCCGATGAAGTGCTAGGCGAACTATACCCAGATACGGAATTTGATGAATACTTTGTCGGACCATCAAGACCACGTGCTATCAGCGTCAGTATTAACTATCAGTTCTAA
- a CDS encoding TonB-dependent receptor codes for MYKNSYPAYLSYCALSLTSLSGIALADDDIKIEQNNSSHTEVIVITGSRQASDLLSFAGNVDRISTEDIDIVSAVHPSDILNRATGVHIQTNNGMESLPSMRSPVLTGPGAAGAFLFLEDGIATRSAGFANNNGLSELNLAQASEIEVIRGPASAVYGSNAVHGVINVLTKAPSDEGDVSLLFGPNERVQLQGTLGREMDQQGVSGNFQVIDEEGYRDDSGFTSFKVNGRHDYEEGVDKISTLISGFVLDQDTAGFISSGDNGSDCYSSDYADGNLYQDRNAMEKNCDDDAYRKWSSLRIATNWQRLLSAKTHFSITPYFRVNQMEFRQHYLPSKAIEENSHYSVGVTSNYYWQLEANLALVMGIDAEWTEGELTQTQQKPDTFSFGKARQQGTHYDYEVEASTIAPYIQADWQVNDILKFTGSIRFDATEYRYNNLIADGTTKADGSSCVNNSGEATPCLYLRPSDSDDHFNNTSTKLGFNYQFADDTALFGAWSQGFRAPQTTDLYRLQNQQVVGEIDSEEISSTEIGVRGVTDKFHYEAVIYTMTKNNVFFRDASGLNVTDGKTSHQGLELGVNYDFTENINLAINYSYGEHEYEFDRPSSGVVKGNEIDTAPKNLANTRLRWLPTTNTTLELEWLHMGDYFLDPANEHKYKGHNLWQLRGAVQINRHVNLFARIENLTDEKYASRADYAFGSYRFFGGQPRAIHFGVSANF; via the coding sequence ATGTACAAAAACTCTTATCCTGCTTACCTTTCTTATTGCGCCTTATCACTAACTAGCTTGAGTGGGATAGCGCTGGCAGATGATGATATAAAAATCGAGCAAAACAATTCATCTCATACCGAGGTTATTGTCATTACCGGCAGTCGACAAGCCTCTGACTTGTTGAGTTTTGCCGGCAATGTCGATCGCATTTCCACTGAAGATATCGACATTGTTAGCGCTGTTCACCCTAGCGACATTCTTAATCGTGCAACTGGCGTTCATATTCAAACTAATAATGGCATGGAATCATTGCCTTCAATGCGCTCTCCTGTGCTAACAGGACCGGGAGCTGCTGGCGCCTTTTTGTTCCTCGAAGATGGTATTGCTACGCGATCTGCTGGTTTTGCCAATAATAATGGTCTATCAGAGCTGAACCTTGCGCAAGCCAGTGAAATAGAAGTTATCAGAGGACCCGCTAGTGCTGTCTATGGCTCTAATGCCGTGCATGGTGTGATTAATGTCTTAACAAAAGCCCCGAGTGATGAAGGGGACGTTTCATTACTATTTGGTCCGAATGAACGCGTTCAACTTCAAGGCACGCTAGGTCGGGAAATGGATCAGCAAGGTGTCAGTGGTAATTTTCAAGTTATTGACGAAGAGGGCTATCGAGATGATAGTGGCTTTACTTCATTTAAGGTCAATGGCAGACATGATTATGAAGAAGGTGTTGATAAAATTAGCACGCTTATTTCAGGTTTTGTACTAGATCAAGATACCGCTGGTTTTATCTCTTCAGGTGACAATGGAAGTGATTGTTATAGTTCTGACTATGCAGATGGAAACCTTTATCAAGACCGTAATGCAATGGAAAAAAATTGTGATGATGATGCATATCGTAAGTGGTCATCATTACGTATTGCTACTAACTGGCAACGTCTATTAAGTGCTAAAACTCACTTCAGTATTACCCCATACTTTCGGGTCAATCAAATGGAATTTCGCCAACACTACTTGCCGTCAAAAGCGATAGAAGAAAATAGTCATTACAGTGTCGGAGTTACCAGTAATTATTATTGGCAACTAGAAGCTAACCTAGCGTTAGTCATGGGTATTGATGCTGAGTGGACTGAGGGAGAGCTGACCCAAACGCAACAAAAGCCAGATACCTTTAGTTTTGGTAAAGCACGACAACAAGGCACACATTATGATTATGAGGTTGAGGCTTCAACGATAGCGCCCTATATTCAAGCAGACTGGCAAGTGAACGATATTTTAAAGTTCACCGGTAGTATCCGTTTTGATGCCACCGAGTATCGTTACAATAATCTCATTGCTGACGGCACCACTAAAGCTGATGGTAGCAGTTGTGTTAATAACTCAGGCGAAGCGACCCCTTGTTTGTATCTTAGACCGAGTGATAGCGATGATCACTTTAATAATACTAGTACCAAGCTTGGCTTTAATTATCAATTTGCTGATGATACCGCGTTGTTTGGCGCTTGGTCGCAAGGATTTAGGGCGCCACAAACGACAGACTTGTATCGATTACAAAATCAACAAGTGGTAGGAGAAATAGACTCAGAGGAAATTAGCAGTACTGAGATAGGTGTACGTGGCGTAACTGACAAATTTCATTATGAAGCTGTTATTTATACCATGACTAAAAATAACGTTTTCTTCCGCGATGCTAGTGGCCTCAATGTTACCGATGGTAAAACTTCACATCAAGGTCTTGAACTCGGCGTTAACTATGACTTTACCGAAAACATCAATCTGGCTATTAATTACAGCTATGGCGAGCATGAATACGAATTCGACCGTCCAAGCAGTGGCGTGGTAAAAGGTAATGAGATTGATACCGCACCTAAAAACCTTGCCAATACACGATTACGCTGGTTACCAACGACGAACACAACCCTTGAACTAGAATGGTTACATATGGGGGACTACTTCTTAGACCCAGCTAATGAGCATAAGTATAAAGGGCATAACTTGTGGCAACTTCGTGGTGCTGTTCAAATAAATCGTCATGTTAATTTGTTTGCCCGTATTGAGAACCTAACCGATGAGAAATACGCTAGTCGTGCTGATTATGCGTTTGGCTCTTATCGCTTCTTTGGTGGTCAACCGCGCGCTATTCATTTTGGTGTTAGTGCCAACTTTTAG
- a CDS encoding ABC transporter substrate-binding protein — MSKWFIGLMVCFFLSSYVVAQPEVRVGVLKFGTVNWEIDVIKHHQLDKKFQFDLTVMALASKNASAVALQSKAVDIILSDWLWVNRQRFEQRMYTMYPTSMATGGLYVSANSAVKSLADLKGKKVGIAGGAVDKSWLLLQAYSQKKYGLDLKKQAEPTFAVPPLLNRLMLRGDLDAAINFWHYGARLKAAGYETLVTVPQMLAELGIETKIPLLGWVFDQTWANEHPEAITRFLQASLEAKQILLSSDKEWQRIRPLIKAENEDVFTLLKKDYRAGLLREFGDKEIAASQQVFEILAEQGGSTLVGKATALSEGTFWRNNTLDKTSRAKSIQ, encoded by the coding sequence ATGAGTAAATGGTTTATTGGCTTGATGGTATGTTTTTTCTTATCTTCTTATGTCGTTGCCCAACCTGAGGTACGTGTTGGTGTTTTAAAGTTCGGCACGGTTAACTGGGAAATTGATGTGATTAAACATCATCAACTCGATAAGAAGTTTCAGTTTGATTTAACCGTAATGGCATTAGCCAGTAAAAATGCCTCTGCGGTTGCCTTACAAAGTAAGGCGGTTGATATTATCCTCAGTGATTGGCTTTGGGTGAACCGTCAGCGTTTTGAACAGAGAATGTATACCATGTACCCAACCTCAATGGCGACTGGAGGACTTTATGTTTCTGCTAATTCTGCAGTTAAATCTTTGGCCGACCTTAAAGGAAAAAAAGTAGGTATTGCTGGCGGAGCTGTTGATAAAAGTTGGTTGTTATTGCAAGCCTACAGTCAAAAAAAATATGGACTTGATTTAAAGAAGCAAGCTGAACCTACTTTTGCCGTGCCACCTTTGTTAAATAGACTAATGCTACGCGGTGATTTAGACGCCGCAATTAACTTTTGGCACTATGGCGCTAGACTGAAAGCGGCAGGTTATGAGACCTTAGTGACTGTGCCTCAAATGCTTGCGGAACTTGGAATTGAAACTAAAATACCTTTGTTAGGTTGGGTATTTGATCAAACATGGGCAAATGAACATCCCGAGGCGATAACACGATTTTTGCAAGCGTCACTAGAAGCCAAGCAAATATTATTATCATCTGATAAAGAGTGGCAACGTATTCGTCCCTTGATTAAAGCTGAAAATGAAGACGTATTTACCCTATTGAAAAAAGATTATCGCGCAGGTTTGTTACGTGAATTTGGTGACAAAGAAATAGCGGCGAGTCAGCAGGTTTTTGAGATATTAGCAGAGCAGGGCGGCAGTACTTTGGTTGGTAAAGCGACGGCATTAAGCGAGGGAACTTTCTGGCGAAACAATACGCTGGATAAAACGAGTCGTGCTAAGAGTATTCAATGA
- a CDS encoding ABC transporter permease, with product MRFSRELFSFLLLRLGVIIVISALWQGLAWVIASPDFPSLFAVINSVQFHLNEGEMVTNILITLRRVLLSFIIAMLLGGIIGIMMGVNARINKLSDSLLIIMLNIPALVTILLCYIWFGLVESAAIAAVVINKIPTVVVMIREGARAVDKDLLAVAKIYQLSASKTFFNVFLPQLYPFIIASARSGLSLIWKIVLVVELLGRSDGVGFALNTLFQFFDIAGILAYTLVFVVIILLIEALIFKPFDKLVARGTRFD from the coding sequence ATGAGATTTTCAAGGGAGTTGTTTTCATTTTTATTATTGCGGCTCGGCGTTATTATTGTAATCTCTGCATTATGGCAGGGCTTGGCATGGGTAATTGCTAGCCCAGATTTTCCTTCACTATTTGCCGTGATTAACAGTGTACAGTTTCACCTCAATGAAGGTGAGATGGTGACTAATATTTTGATTACGCTTAGACGTGTATTACTGAGCTTTATTATTGCGATGCTGTTAGGCGGCATTATTGGAATAATGATGGGGGTTAATGCTCGGATTAATAAACTAAGCGATTCGCTGCTTATTATCATGCTTAATATTCCAGCCTTGGTGACTATTTTACTTTGTTATATCTGGTTTGGTTTAGTTGAATCTGCGGCCATTGCTGCAGTGGTTATTAATAAGATCCCTACGGTAGTTGTGATGATACGAGAAGGAGCGCGAGCGGTCGATAAAGACTTATTGGCGGTTGCTAAAATTTACCAACTGTCAGCCAGTAAAACCTTTTTTAATGTATTTTTACCGCAACTTTATCCCTTTATCATTGCTTCTGCCCGCTCAGGGTTATCTTTAATTTGGAAAATAGTATTAGTGGTTGAGTTGCTAGGGCGAAGTGATGGCGTCGGCTTTGCACTGAATACCTTGTTTCAATTTTTTGATATTGCAGGAATTCTTGCCTATACCCTTGTCTTTGTTGTGATTATTTTACTCATTGAAGCGCTGATTTTTAAACCCTTTGATAAACTTGTTGCCAGAGGAACCCGTTTTGATTGA